The Verrucomicrobiota bacterium genome includes a window with the following:
- the clpB gene encoding ATP-dependent chaperone ClpB, which translates to MNTQKFTEMSSRAVQDAQQFALSLGNPEIETLHLLKALVEQEHGVVPELLKQLSLSPNALSLALDRELGNQPKVSGSVDVSRIYVTQALNQAFAEAEKEANRLKDEFISVEHLLLGLIEIGKPAPLARLFSSFNIEKKGVLKALKELRGSQRVTNQNPENTYNVLEKYGVDLVELARTNKIDPVIGRDDEIRRVIRILSRKTKNNPVLIGEPGVGKTAIIEGLAQRIVRGDVPEGIKDRKVFSLDLGSLVAGAKYRGEFEERLKAVLKEVKDSEGQIILFIDELHMVVGAGKVEGAMDAGNLLKPMLARGELHCIGATTLDEYRKHIEKDAALERRFQTIQVDQPSIEESISILRGLKERFEVHHGVRIQDNALVNAVVLSHRYISDRFLPDKAIDLMDEACATIRTEMDSMPAELDSLQRKVMQLEIEDAALRQEKDDASKRRLSDLKKELVDLKETYETLRRQWQQEKDQFSHVQKLREKLESAKQEMVIAERSYDLNKVAVLKHGEIPKMEEALAELEKTASENSKLIKEEVSSEEIADIVSRWSGVPVTRLLEGEKQKLLHLDESLHERVIGQDEAVTAVTESILRARSGIKDPGKPIGSFLFLGPTGVGKTELAKTLAETLFDSEDNIVRLDMSEYMEKHSVSRMIGAPPGYVGFEDGGQLTEAVRRKPYSVVLFDEIEKAHSDVFNVLLQILDDGRITDSHGRTVDFKNTVIIMTSNFGSQRLMESVDNGVISDSVKESIFADIRSLFRPEFLNRIDDTLIFKPLQLEEIEKIVHLLLKELSGRLKDRSIELKVADPVVTWIAEKGFDPVYGARPLKRFLQKHLETALARQLISGEISTGSVVEVEVGESGLVIKSAKLVA; encoded by the coding sequence ATGAATACTCAAAAATTTACCGAAATGTCCTCCCGTGCGGTTCAGGATGCTCAACAATTCGCTTTATCTTTGGGCAATCCGGAGATTGAGACGCTCCATTTATTGAAGGCCCTTGTTGAGCAAGAGCATGGCGTCGTACCAGAGCTCTTGAAACAGTTGTCGTTATCTCCCAACGCTCTGTCACTGGCTCTTGATAGAGAGCTTGGAAATCAGCCTAAGGTCTCAGGAAGTGTGGATGTTTCTCGCATCTACGTCACTCAAGCGTTGAATCAGGCTTTCGCCGAAGCTGAAAAAGAAGCCAATCGTCTCAAGGACGAATTTATTAGCGTTGAGCACTTACTGCTGGGATTAATAGAGATTGGCAAACCCGCGCCACTTGCGCGCTTGTTTTCTAGTTTCAATATTGAAAAGAAAGGCGTGCTTAAGGCACTCAAAGAGCTACGCGGGAGTCAAAGAGTGACAAATCAAAATCCCGAAAATACCTACAACGTATTAGAAAAATACGGAGTTGATTTGGTTGAACTGGCACGGACAAACAAGATCGATCCTGTGATTGGCAGGGATGATGAGATTCGGCGTGTAATTCGGATTCTATCTCGAAAAACCAAAAATAATCCTGTGTTAATCGGTGAACCGGGTGTTGGAAAAACAGCTATCATCGAAGGCCTTGCTCAGAGAATTGTGCGAGGCGATGTACCTGAGGGGATCAAGGATCGGAAAGTTTTTTCTCTGGATCTGGGATCTCTGGTTGCTGGAGCCAAGTACCGTGGAGAGTTCGAAGAGCGGCTCAAAGCTGTGTTGAAAGAAGTTAAGGACAGCGAAGGACAAATCATTCTGTTCATCGATGAATTGCACATGGTTGTAGGTGCTGGAAAAGTCGAAGGTGCTATGGATGCCGGGAACCTTCTAAAGCCGATGTTGGCTCGGGGCGAATTGCATTGTATTGGAGCCACGACCTTGGATGAATACCGAAAACACATCGAAAAAGATGCAGCCCTGGAAAGGCGTTTTCAAACTATCCAAGTGGATCAACCCAGCATTGAAGAATCAATTTCGATTCTTCGTGGACTGAAGGAACGCTTCGAAGTGCACCATGGTGTTCGTATCCAGGATAATGCCTTGGTCAATGCCGTGGTTCTTTCGCATCGTTACATTTCGGATCGATTCCTACCGGACAAGGCCATCGACTTGATGGATGAAGCTTGTGCGACAATTCGTACTGAAATGGATAGCATGCCAGCAGAATTGGACTCTCTCCAACGCAAGGTCATGCAATTGGAAATTGAAGATGCAGCTCTTAGGCAGGAAAAAGACGATGCGAGTAAGCGGCGACTTTCTGATCTCAAAAAAGAGTTGGTTGATCTAAAAGAAACATACGAAACTCTTCGACGTCAATGGCAGCAAGAGAAGGATCAGTTTTCTCACGTTCAGAAATTGCGTGAAAAGCTTGAATCAGCCAAACAAGAGATGGTGATCGCTGAGCGGTCCTACGATCTCAACAAAGTTGCGGTTCTTAAACATGGCGAAATTCCCAAAATGGAAGAGGCATTAGCTGAGCTTGAGAAGACTGCTTCTGAGAATTCCAAACTGATAAAAGAAGAAGTCTCTTCGGAGGAAATCGCAGATATCGTTTCACGATGGTCGGGAGTTCCGGTAACTCGTTTGCTTGAAGGTGAAAAGCAAAAGTTGCTTCACCTGGACGAGTCACTTCATGAACGCGTTATCGGGCAAGATGAAGCTGTAACAGCTGTAACTGAATCTATTTTGCGCGCTCGTTCTGGGATCAAGGATCCTGGTAAGCCGATTGGTTCGTTTCTCTTTCTGGGTCCTACAGGTGTTGGTAAGACGGAATTGGCTAAGACCTTAGCTGAAACTTTGTTCGATAGCGAAGATAACATCGTTCGTCTTGATATGTCCGAATATATGGAGAAGCACTCTGTATCGCGCATGATTGGAGCGCCTCCCGGCTATGTAGGTTTCGAGGATGGAGGGCAGCTTACCGAGGCCGTTCGTCGGAAACCGTATTCCGTGGTTCTTTTCGATGAGATTGAGAAAGCCCACTCCGATGTATTCAACGTGTTGCTGCAGATCTTGGATGATGGAAGAATCACCGACTCCCATGGAAGAACCGTAGACTTCAAGAATACCGTTATTATCATGACGTCTAATTTTGGGAGCCAACGCTTGATGGAATCCGTGGATAATGGTGTTATTTCAGATTCGGTGAAAGAATCCATCTTTGCTGATATTCGTAGTCTTTTCAGGCCGGAATTTCTAAACAGAATTGACGATACTCTGATTTTCAAGCCGCTCCAGCTGGAAGAAATTGAGAAGATTGTTCATCTGTTATTGAAGGAACTTTCAGGACGATTGAAGGATCGCAGTATCGAACTGAAGGTCGCAGATCCCGTAGTGACCTGGATCGCTGAAAAAGGATTTGATCCCGTATACGGAGCTCGTCCACTAAAGCGTTTCCTGCAGAAGCATCTTGAAACCGCGCTTGCTCGGCAGCTCATCTCCGGAGAGATTTCTACCGGCAGCGTTGTTGAGGTGGAGGTGGGCGAATCAGGTTTAGTTATTAAATCAGCTAAACTCGTAGCCTGA
- the nth gene encoding endonuclease III yields the protein MIKKERAEFIRAYLDKKYPETPVPLDHKDPYTLLVAVLLSAQCTDVRVNKITPALFKLADNPFDMAKKRVETIQNIIRPCGLSPRKSQAISCLSKILVDQHGGMVPQDMEALEALPGVGHKTASVVMSQAFGFPAFPVDTHIHRLAQRWKLTSGKNVVQTERDLKRLFPESSWNRLHLQIIFYGREYCSAHACDGTKCPLCRELFPKRKSPVKTKKA from the coding sequence ATGATCAAAAAGGAACGCGCAGAATTTATTAGGGCCTATTTGGACAAAAAGTACCCGGAGACCCCCGTACCATTGGACCACAAGGATCCTTATACTTTGCTCGTTGCCGTTTTATTGTCCGCCCAATGCACCGATGTCCGGGTTAACAAGATAACCCCGGCCTTGTTCAAACTCGCGGACAATCCGTTCGACATGGCCAAGAAGAGGGTTGAAACGATACAGAATATCATTCGACCCTGTGGATTATCCCCGCGGAAGTCTCAGGCCATCTCTTGCTTGTCCAAGATCCTGGTAGATCAACACGGTGGAATGGTTCCACAAGATATGGAGGCATTAGAGGCTTTACCCGGTGTTGGACATAAAACGGCTTCAGTTGTTATGTCGCAGGCATTCGGTTTTCCCGCATTTCCTGTTGATACTCATATTCATCGCTTGGCCCAACGGTGGAAATTAACTTCAGGGAAAAATGTGGTCCAAACCGAGCGAGACTTGAAGCGCCTTTTCCCCGAGAGTTCCTGGAATCGCTTACATCTTCAAATTATTTTCTACGGACGCGAGTATTGCTCAGCCCATGCATGTGACGGAACGAAGTGTCCCCTATGCCGCGAATTGTTTCCCAAGCGAAAATCTCCAGTAAAAACCAAGAAGGCGTAA
- a CDS encoding glycerate kinase, giving the protein MNLLICFDKFKDSMTAFEAGKVVEKVLSEKHPDWAIETVALADGGEGFCEILTTAQNGILEIHTVPGSLFQTIEAQLGWVKGEALSEQTRVDWKLHASSKVAIIEMAQASGLQELPIDQRDCWKTSSLGTGELIRKAIDQQAETILLGVGGSSTNDLGLGVLEALGLRFYDKDNQLLQPIRPELWAQVHHIEGSIPENLPPFKIACDVQNPLFGPQGAAAIYGPQKGLKPEDHSKIEEQGKKIAQLLCDHLNKAWSLTEVPGSGAAGGITFGLSTCCDVELLPGFDLVSQWLNLPEKINACDWLITGEGKFDASSLQGKGPGTLAHKALSKGKRVTIMAGQIDVSRDLFPRHERLEFVEISPKNIPLKKALDQGPEFLAEATKSLLSH; this is encoded by the coding sequence ATGAATCTTCTCATCTGTTTCGATAAGTTCAAAGATTCCATGACAGCGTTTGAAGCAGGCAAGGTGGTAGAAAAAGTACTTTCTGAAAAACATCCGGATTGGGCAATTGAAACCGTGGCCTTGGCTGATGGTGGCGAAGGCTTTTGCGAAATACTTACAACCGCTCAAAACGGGATACTGGAAATCCACACCGTACCCGGTTCATTGTTTCAGACAATTGAAGCACAACTCGGTTGGGTTAAAGGAGAAGCCCTCAGCGAACAAACCAGAGTCGATTGGAAACTTCACGCATCGAGCAAGGTCGCCATCATCGAAATGGCCCAAGCTTCTGGATTGCAGGAATTACCCATCGATCAACGTGATTGCTGGAAGACAAGCTCACTCGGAACAGGTGAACTCATTCGCAAGGCCATTGACCAACAAGCGGAAACCATCCTGCTGGGCGTTGGCGGAAGTTCCACCAATGACCTTGGCCTCGGCGTTCTTGAAGCACTCGGCCTCCGTTTCTACGACAAAGACAATCAGCTCCTCCAACCCATCCGCCCCGAGCTCTGGGCACAGGTCCATCACATCGAAGGATCAATCCCAGAAAATCTACCTCCTTTCAAAATCGCCTGCGATGTCCAGAACCCGCTGTTTGGGCCTCAAGGCGCAGCAGCCATTTACGGACCGCAGAAAGGACTGAAGCCCGAGGATCATTCAAAAATTGAAGAGCAGGGAAAAAAGATCGCCCAGCTGCTTTGCGACCACCTCAACAAAGCCTGGAGCCTTACAGAAGTCCCCGGAAGCGGTGCTGCTGGCGGCATCACCTTTGGCCTGAGCACCTGTTGCGACGTTGAACTTCTCCCCGGCTTCGACCTCGTCTCCCAATGGCTCAACCTACCCGAAAAGATAAACGCCTGCGACTGGCTCATCACTGGCGAAGGTAAATTCGATGCCAGCTCTCTCCAAGGCAAAGGCCCCGGCACCCTCGCCCATAAAGCACTATCAAAAGGCAAACGCGTGACCATCATGGCCGGCCAGATTGACGTCTCAAGAGACCTATTTCCCCGGCATGAAAGACTGGAATTCGTAGAGATTTCTCCAAAAAACATCCCCCTTAAAAAAGCCTTGGACCAAGGGCCAGAGTTCCTAGCAGAAGCTACGAAATCACTATTGAGTCATTAA
- a CDS encoding thermonuclease family protein, producing MKERFIIFGTAFMVSCFAVMFFLHLRKVRSGEASLLRRWVNSAGEMGHIKEWLEADTFLVELPEGTMTVRLNALDTPNPLLAGGNDALALVKELVGDNTVRVLEFRRNQAGDIIGEVYNSEQVSLNEELMKAGWAWYYEPDAPNNPYYRELHESAVAEKRGLWSLEETTKPWLASPRDTSPKRKIEK from the coding sequence ATGAAAGAACGATTTATAATTTTCGGCACGGCCTTTATGGTTAGCTGTTTTGCTGTGATGTTCTTTCTCCACCTTCGCAAAGTCCGGTCAGGCGAAGCCAGCCTCCTTCGCCGCTGGGTAAACTCGGCCGGTGAAATGGGTCATATAAAGGAATGGCTGGAAGCCGATACATTTTTGGTTGAATTACCTGAAGGGACAATGACCGTTCGTCTCAACGCCCTGGATACGCCCAATCCCCTATTGGCAGGCGGCAACGACGCATTGGCGCTCGTTAAAGAATTGGTGGGAGACAATACAGTCCGCGTACTCGAGTTTCGGCGGAATCAAGCAGGCGATATTATCGGAGAGGTCTACAACAGCGAACAAGTGAGTTTGAACGAAGAGCTGATGAAAGCTGGCTGGGCCTGGTATTACGAACCTGACGCACCGAACAATCCCTATTATAGAGAATTGCATGAATCGGCAGTAGCTGAAAAACGAGGCTTATGGTCCCTGGAAGAAACCACCAAACCGTGGTTGGCATCTCCACGGGATACTTCTCCAAAAAGAAAAATCGAAAAATAA
- a CDS encoding DUF2062 domain-containing protein, translating to MEFSPSSIDKNTDARKKSIRKLLRMRTFLRWLPNKGSLNRYPILGKYGYNLRNRKYLWSFKESKVGPAILVGSVVAFLPLFGIQLLTVMALALILKVNLPVLAGLQFISNPLTLVPIYLANYKVGSWLLNVVGFEPMKETVSETVLTGVNSTMLGGAVLGTVVGLLLYGVYMVRLKWSERISEVAL from the coding sequence ATGGAATTCTCTCCTTCATCGATAGACAAAAATACGGATGCGCGCAAAAAAAGCATTCGGAAGCTTTTGCGGATGCGCACCTTTCTGAGATGGTTGCCGAACAAAGGATCTCTGAATCGTTATCCTATCCTGGGGAAATATGGATACAACCTTCGAAATCGCAAATACCTGTGGTCCTTCAAGGAATCGAAAGTGGGTCCGGCGATTCTGGTAGGTTCAGTGGTAGCCTTCTTGCCGCTCTTTGGCATCCAATTACTGACCGTGATGGCTCTGGCTTTGATCTTAAAAGTCAACCTGCCTGTCCTCGCAGGCCTTCAGTTCATTTCGAATCCACTCACGCTCGTTCCCATATACCTTGCCAACTATAAAGTAGGTTCCTGGTTGCTCAATGTTGTTGGATTTGAGCCAATGAAAGAAACCGTCTCGGAAACGGTTTTGACGGGAGTAAATTCGACCATGCTTGGTGGGGCCGTTTTAGGAACGGTGGTGGGATTGCTCTTATACGGAGTCTACATGGTTCGGCTAAAATGGAGTGAGCGCATTTCTGAAGTTGCCCTTTAA
- the gcvPB gene encoding aminomethyl-transferring glycine dehydrogenase subunit GcvPB, whose translation MPPISNSRPALSYDPSALPRELKEYYISASPEDIDDMMKSIEIHSIDALFSHISEDVKFAKPLDLPDALSYQELQDRLFEWSSENKLHTSFLGDGLPQFEVPEIVPYVCNIRNLTTSYTPYQPERSQGTLLTHWIYQCCMSELTGFEAVNSSLYERSTAIFEAICASLRMTRLSDTVIVSEGIYPGDKEVIETLIQDTKIIVRWIPLDSESGRTPLDKIQSTAAELGNRLAGVVFPHVNHHGLVEDVDALTDATRALGVKSIAVIDPMLLAFGGLKRPVDFGEHGTDMIVGEGQHLGLGANFGGPGLGLFGVRLNDSVKNDIRQSPGRYVGKAVDNQGKECRVMVLSTREQHIRKEKATSNICSNQAYVATIVGAAILQRGDAGMTKACSKARSNAVQAFQKLSRLKALSFPFAGQTFFNEFVVQIPIAAAELISKGSAAGLHIGVDVTDRFPSVSGHFLKLSFNDRQSAEDISKLEVFFAAELGDATTDSTSAPELDSKQTRSSHLTLPKVSLDELKAYYDRLGELNISPDDTCYPLGSCTMKYNPYINDWAAGLSGFADSHPQAPIDDVQGNLRLLYETQEWFKKITGLAGVTTQPVAGAQGELVGIKLFQAYHSHRNDTARDVIIIPRSSHGTNFATATMAGYENKIIDGRKTGIAYLEADETGQINMDSLREILSAQEGHVAGIMVTNPNTGGIFESRFKEMADLIHEAGGLVYMDGANMNAIAGWVDLSALGVDAVHNNLHKTWTIPHGGGGPGDAIVAVSDKLVDFLPGFQIQKDDGIYIPVKSVHSIGSFHRHWGNFAHKIRCFTYLLRLGGLGIKQMSAVAVLSSQYLFKTLGAHFPCLPKNAEDIPRMHEFILTLDDADFDKLEEAGIPKAVVIPRIGKLFLDFGFHAPTVAFPEVYGLMFEPTESYTKAELDRFTEAVLAIRKIIHEAPSLLNKAPLFTPIDRVDEVSANRQLQLNEALTHLPEVPTNRIPAKELQASSINEIYEKLMAHA comes from the coding sequence ATGCCTCCGATATCCAACTCACGCCCTGCTCTTTCCTACGATCCTTCAGCCCTTCCCAGGGAACTGAAAGAATATTACATATCTGCTTCACCTGAAGATATCGACGACATGATGAAGTCGATTGAAATTCATTCCATTGATGCACTATTCAGTCACATCTCTGAAGACGTAAAATTCGCCAAACCACTCGATCTTCCGGACGCATTATCTTACCAAGAGCTGCAAGACAGGTTGTTCGAATGGTCTTCGGAGAATAAACTGCACACTTCGTTTCTCGGAGACGGGCTTCCCCAGTTCGAAGTCCCCGAGATTGTTCCTTACGTTTGCAACATCCGTAATCTGACAACTTCTTACACGCCGTACCAACCTGAACGCAGCCAAGGAACCCTGTTAACCCACTGGATTTACCAATGCTGCATGAGTGAGCTTACGGGTTTCGAAGCCGTGAACTCATCCCTGTACGAACGATCAACCGCTATTTTCGAAGCGATTTGCGCATCCCTTCGCATGACACGCCTATCAGATACCGTTATCGTTTCCGAGGGTATCTATCCCGGTGACAAAGAAGTCATCGAAACCTTGATCCAGGATACCAAGATTATCGTTAGGTGGATCCCACTGGACTCAGAGTCCGGGAGAACCCCGTTGGACAAAATCCAATCCACAGCCGCGGAACTGGGAAACCGTTTGGCGGGAGTGGTTTTCCCTCACGTGAATCATCATGGGCTCGTGGAAGACGTGGATGCACTAACCGACGCCACGCGCGCGCTAGGTGTTAAAAGTATTGCGGTGATCGATCCCATGCTTTTGGCATTCGGTGGCCTAAAACGTCCTGTAGATTTTGGCGAACACGGCACCGACATGATCGTGGGTGAAGGTCAACATCTCGGTTTAGGTGCAAACTTTGGAGGCCCGGGATTGGGGCTCTTCGGTGTTCGCTTGAATGACTCGGTTAAAAATGACATCCGTCAATCCCCGGGACGTTACGTTGGCAAAGCAGTAGATAACCAAGGCAAAGAGTGTCGTGTCATGGTGCTGTCAACACGCGAGCAACACATCCGAAAAGAAAAAGCTACTTCAAACATTTGTTCAAATCAGGCCTACGTTGCTACCATCGTTGGGGCAGCGATTCTTCAACGAGGTGATGCCGGCATGACAAAGGCCTGCTCAAAGGCCCGCTCCAATGCCGTTCAAGCGTTTCAAAAATTGTCCAGGCTGAAGGCCCTTTCATTCCCGTTTGCGGGGCAGACTTTTTTCAATGAATTCGTAGTCCAAATTCCGATAGCAGCAGCCGAACTCATTTCTAAAGGCAGTGCTGCGGGGTTACACATTGGCGTCGACGTTACCGACCGCTTCCCATCAGTCAGTGGTCACTTTTTAAAGCTCTCTTTTAATGACAGGCAATCAGCAGAAGACATTTCGAAGCTTGAAGTTTTCTTTGCAGCTGAGCTTGGAGATGCAACCACCGATTCCACCTCCGCGCCGGAGCTCGACTCAAAACAAACACGTTCGTCCCACCTTACTCTACCAAAAGTCTCTTTAGACGAATTGAAGGCTTACTACGACCGCCTGGGCGAGCTGAACATCAGTCCGGATGACACGTGTTATCCATTGGGATCCTGTACCATGAAGTACAACCCATACATTAACGATTGGGCTGCGGGTTTGTCCGGATTCGCCGATTCCCATCCGCAAGCTCCTATCGACGATGTCCAGGGCAATCTCCGTTTGCTTTACGAGACTCAGGAATGGTTTAAGAAAATTACGGGTCTCGCGGGCGTCACCACTCAACCCGTAGCAGGAGCTCAAGGCGAGTTGGTCGGCATTAAACTTTTCCAAGCCTATCATAGCCATCGAAACGACACCGCTCGAGACGTGATCATAATTCCGCGCAGTTCGCATGGAACCAATTTCGCCACGGCTACGATGGCCGGCTACGAAAATAAAATCATCGACGGTCGCAAGACCGGCATCGCTTATCTGGAAGCCGACGAAACGGGCCAGATCAACATGGACAGCCTCCGTGAAATTCTTTCAGCACAGGAAGGACACGTCGCAGGCATCATGGTGACCAATCCAAACACGGGTGGTATCTTCGAAAGTCGTTTTAAAGAAATGGCTGATCTCATCCACGAAGCCGGCGGACTGGTTTACATGGACGGAGCCAACATGAACGCCATCGCTGGTTGGGTTGACCTCAGCGCACTGGGGGTCGACGCCGTCCACAACAACTTGCACAAGACCTGGACCATCCCGCACGGCGGGGGAGGCCCGGGCGATGCTATCGTGGCAGTTAGCGACAAGCTGGTAGATTTCCTGCCTGGATTTCAGATTCAAAAGGATGATGGAATATACATCCCCGTAAAATCTGTTCATTCAATCGGCTCTTTTCACCGGCACTGGGGAAACTTCGCTCATAAGATCCGCTGCTTCACCTATCTCCTTCGACTCGGTGGATTGGGGATCAAACAAATGTCAGCCGTCGCAGTTCTCTCTTCTCAATACCTGTTCAAAACTCTCGGAGCACATTTTCCCTGCCTCCCAAAAAACGCAGAGGATATTCCTCGTATGCATGAGTTCATCCTCACCCTGGATGACGCCGATTTTGATAAACTGGAAGAAGCAGGAATTCCCAAAGCCGTGGTCATTCCACGTATTGGAAAACTCTTTTTAGATTTCGGCTTCCACGCCCCAACCGTTGCATTCCCCGAGGTGTACGGACTCATGTTCGAACCGACAGAAAGCTATACCAAGGCGGAACTTGATCGTTTTACGGAAGCCGTCCTTGCGATTCGCAAAATTATTCATGAAGCCCCTAGCCTGCTTAACAAGGCACCGCTCTTTACGCCGATCGATCGTGTCGATGAAGTATCAGCCAATCGCCAACTCCAGTTAAACGAAGCCCTGACTCACCTCCCCGAAGTGCCAACAAACCGCATCCCGGCCAAGGAACTTCAGGCAAGCTCGATCAACGAAATCTATGAGAAGCTCATGGCCCACGCATAA
- a CDS encoding transposase, whose protein sequence is MRNARLKVLGQSAVYHCVTRVVGGAMLLDKQAKEVLRKQIWYMARFCGVEILTYCIMTNHFHVLVRVPEGQKMSDDELVARFAQLYGNQKGKVETLEAVLKKGGEEAQAERDKLLSRMGDVSLFMKELKQRFSIWYNKSHRRYGTLWAERFKSVLIEDTAACLRTVAAYIDLNPVRAGIVEDPKDYRYCAYAEAVTGNEEAKNGLCRVLNIKTAKKMLSEYRKILFLMGSTTSRESQKAMSREKVKQVVEQDGELPVGQVLRLKVRYFTDGMVLGSKEYVDQIFKSHRHLFGKNRKTGARQMVGMKDSGMTVMRNLRKGVFS, encoded by the coding sequence ATGCGAAATGCCCGTCTCAAAGTTCTAGGCCAGTCGGCCGTGTATCATTGCGTTACCCGTGTGGTTGGGGGAGCGATGCTTTTGGATAAGCAGGCAAAAGAGGTACTGCGTAAGCAGATCTGGTATATGGCCCGGTTTTGCGGGGTGGAAATTTTGACTTACTGTATTATGACCAATCACTTCCATGTGTTGGTGCGTGTGCCGGAAGGGCAGAAGATGAGTGATGATGAGTTGGTTGCACGCTTTGCCCAGTTGTATGGCAATCAAAAGGGTAAGGTGGAGACTTTGGAGGCAGTGTTGAAGAAGGGCGGGGAAGAGGCCCAGGCGGAACGCGATAAACTGCTGTCCCGGATGGGTGATGTCTCTTTGTTTATGAAAGAGTTAAAGCAGCGGTTCAGTATTTGGTATAACAAGAGTCACCGTCGTTATGGAACCTTGTGGGCGGAGCGGTTTAAGAGTGTGTTGATTGAAGATACCGCCGCCTGTCTGAGAACGGTCGCCGCTTACATTGACTTGAATCCGGTGCGGGCCGGAATCGTGGAAGATCCGAAGGACTACCGTTACTGCGCTTATGCCGAAGCCGTTACGGGAAATGAGGAGGCCAAGAACGGCCTTTGCCGGGTTTTGAACATCAAGACGGCCAAGAAAATGCTTTCCGAATACCGGAAGATTCTGTTCCTGATGGGATCTACCACCTCCCGTGAAAGCCAGAAGGCTATGAGCCGGGAAAAGGTTAAGCAAGTAGTTGAGCAGGATGGTGAATTACCCGTGGGCCAGGTGCTTCGGCTTAAGGTCCGATACTTTACCGACGGCATGGTCCTGGGATCGAAGGAGTACGTGGATCAGATTTTCAAAAGCCACCGCCACTTGTTCGGCAAGAATCGCAAAACCGGTGCCCGTCAGATGGTGGGAATGAAGGACAGTGGGATGACGGTGATGCGAAACTTGCGAAAAGGGGTCTTTTCGTAG